In a genomic window of Candidatus Palauibacter polyketidifaciens:
- a CDS encoding MotA/TolQ/ExbB proton channel family protein gives MDNQYELLTLFTDGGFMMYPLVLCSLIAIGVMLAKAWTLWIAHRDSRKLLHEIESLGVSGRLGEAITTAEETRGPVAAILLAGLRRLRDRGSEARSDGKDIQKAIATTGVIELDFLERGLTVLGTIANVAPMLGFLGTVIGMILAFQAIEIAGQVEPGLVAGGIKVALITTATGLSIAIPVNIGYNFFVTRIDRLILDMEEGAQEVLGLIWDLEDRGARAS, from the coding sequence ATGGACAATCAGTACGAGCTGCTGACTCTGTTCACCGATGGCGGGTTCATGATGTACCCCCTCGTCCTCTGCTCGCTGATCGCGATCGGCGTGATGCTGGCCAAGGCGTGGACGCTGTGGATCGCCCACCGCGATTCAAGGAAGCTGCTCCACGAGATCGAGAGTCTCGGAGTGAGCGGCCGCCTGGGCGAAGCGATTACGACGGCCGAGGAAACGCGGGGACCCGTCGCCGCGATCCTCCTCGCCGGACTGCGCCGCCTCCGCGACCGCGGCAGCGAGGCGCGCTCCGACGGCAAGGACATCCAGAAGGCGATCGCCACGACGGGTGTGATCGAGCTCGACTTCCTCGAGCGCGGCCTCACGGTTCTGGGCACAATCGCCAACGTCGCCCCCATGCTGGGCTTCCTCGGAACCGTGATCGGGATGATCCTCGCCTTCCAGGCCATCGAGATCGCGGGACAGGTCGAGCCGGGGCTCGTCGCCGGCGGCATCAAGGTGGCGCTCATCACGACCGCCACGGGGCTCTCAATCGCGATCCCCGTCAACATCGGCTACAACTTTTTCGTCACGCGCATCGATCGTCTCATCCTCGACATGGAGGAGGGGGCGCAGGAGGTGCTCGGGCTTATCTGGGACCTCGAGGACCGGGGCGCGCGGGCGAGCTGA
- the cdaA gene encoding diadenylate cyclase CdaA, giving the protein MDAFWNYLRLLQIDLLDVFEITVVAVLIYRVLILWSGTRAFQMLFGLVLLAAVYAAAGWLSLDLIRSILSQAFTYGAFALIVVFHPELRNALARIGRSRVLSVLTRLQERSEAVADEIAKAAAELSRTRTGAIIAIERELSLEEYIEKTGTRLRADVSSSLLVSLFTPRSPLHDGAVVVRDGQIVAAGVHLPLTQYPLSDRTLGTRHRATLGLSEETDAYVVVVSEETSQISLARRGVLRRNLAPQQLRDHLAADVPAPELGRPGADLDAEPGDRPDGPKRFDEAPSVP; this is encoded by the coding sequence ATGGACGCTTTCTGGAACTACCTGCGCCTCCTGCAGATCGATCTTCTGGACGTCTTCGAGATCACCGTCGTCGCGGTCCTCATCTACCGGGTGCTCATCCTCTGGTCCGGCACGCGGGCGTTCCAGATGCTGTTCGGCCTCGTCCTCCTCGCGGCGGTCTACGCGGCGGCGGGATGGCTCAGCCTCGACCTCATCCGGTCGATTCTCTCGCAGGCCTTCACCTACGGCGCCTTCGCGCTCATCGTCGTCTTTCACCCCGAGCTGCGGAACGCGCTCGCCCGGATCGGCCGCAGCCGCGTGCTGAGCGTGCTGACCCGGCTGCAGGAGCGGAGCGAAGCGGTCGCGGATGAGATCGCAAAGGCGGCGGCGGAACTGTCCCGCACCCGGACGGGGGCGATCATCGCGATCGAACGTGAACTGTCTCTCGAAGAGTACATCGAGAAGACGGGGACGCGCCTCCGGGCCGATGTGTCGTCCAGCCTGCTCGTGTCTCTGTTCACGCCCAGGTCGCCCCTCCACGATGGGGCGGTCGTCGTGCGCGACGGGCAGATCGTGGCTGCCGGCGTCCATCTCCCGCTCACGCAGTACCCCCTCAGCGACCGGACGCTGGGGACCCGGCACCGGGCCACGCTCGGCCTCTCCGAAGAGACCGACGCGTACGTCGTCGTCGTGTCCGAGGAGACCAGCCAGATCTCGCTGGCCCGTCGCGGCGTCCTGCGAAGGAACCTGGCGCCGCAGCAGCTTCGGGACCATCTGGCGGCCGACGTCCCGGCGCCTGAACTGGGCCGTCCCGGTGCGGATCTCGACGCGGAGCCCGGGGATCGGCCGGATGGACCCAAACGGTTTGACGAGGCCCCGTCAGTCCCCTAA
- a CDS encoding energy transducer TonB yields MEETGIRLTANDQFKRASTNWTQVGLLVAVTLHFGLFVLVRPFEAADLGVVVDEIEAVALPPEVKIPPPPEQIARPATPRVASVDISEDITIAETTFESFTTDNALPPPPETGSPADRPSFIVYDTPPVLLNGGEIQQILQREYPRTLMDAGIGGRVELWLYVTENGAVENFEVKTSSDNGLLDEAAGKVVQQMRFTPAKNRDKVTAVWVSQWVTFEVI; encoded by the coding sequence ATGGAAGAGACCGGAATTCGGCTCACCGCGAACGATCAGTTCAAGCGGGCGAGCACCAACTGGACGCAGGTCGGGTTGTTGGTTGCCGTCACGCTCCACTTCGGACTGTTCGTCCTCGTCCGCCCGTTCGAGGCGGCGGACCTGGGCGTCGTGGTCGATGAGATCGAGGCGGTGGCGTTGCCGCCCGAGGTGAAGATCCCGCCGCCGCCGGAACAGATCGCCCGTCCGGCCACCCCGCGGGTCGCTTCGGTTGACATCTCCGAGGACATTACGATCGCGGAAACGACGTTCGAGTCGTTCACGACGGATAACGCCCTGCCGCCGCCTCCCGAGACCGGCAGTCCGGCGGATCGGCCGTCGTTCATCGTGTACGACACGCCTCCCGTGCTGCTGAACGGCGGTGAGATTCAGCAGATACTGCAGCGGGAGTATCCGCGCACGCTGATGGATGCGGGCATCGGGGGCCGGGTCGAACTCTGGCTCTACGTGACGGAAAACGGAGCCGTCGAGAACTTCGAGGTGAAGACCTCCTCCGATAACGGCCTCCTGGACGAGGCGGCGGGGAAGGTCGTGCAGCAGATGCGGTTCACGCCTGCGAAGAACCGCGACAAGGTCACGGCGGTCTGGGTCTCCCAGTGGGTGACGTTCGAGGTGATCTAG
- a CDS encoding biopolymer transporter ExbD, with product MAIKDSGFKKKSGSDGSIPTSSMADIAFLLLIFFMVTTVFRKDRNRQIEWTTAEATEKIDEKRQNILHLWVQRDGSVWINDVLTPFEDISETVRPIYAENRELVIAIRGDSEVPYQQINTITEELQASGAVRVTFATRLEQRAMRARR from the coding sequence ATGGCCATCAAGGACAGCGGCTTCAAGAAAAAGTCCGGGTCGGACGGGTCGATCCCGACCTCTTCGATGGCGGACATCGCGTTCCTCCTTCTCATCTTCTTCATGGTCACGACCGTCTTCCGGAAGGACCGGAACCGGCAGATCGAATGGACGACGGCGGAGGCCACCGAGAAGATCGACGAGAAGCGGCAGAACATCCTCCACCTCTGGGTTCAGCGCGACGGTTCGGTCTGGATCAACGACGTGCTGACGCCGTTCGAGGACATCTCGGAGACCGTTCGGCCGATCTACGCGGAGAACCGTGAACTCGTGATCGCGATTCGCGGCGATTCCGAAGTGCCTTATCAGCAGATCAATACGATTACGGAAGAACTGCAGGCGTCCGGCGCGGTGCGCGTCACCTTCGCCACGCGGCTCGAGCAGCGCGCGATGCGGGCTCGGCGCTAG
- a CDS encoding YggS family pyridoxal phosphate-dependent enzyme produces the protein MTKDQVEARLAEVTERIEAAARRAGRRASDVEILPVTKGHPAGGIEIVKALGVGRIGENRVPEAEAKRLELGPTPGVAWHLIGRLQRNKARRAVRLFDVVESVDSVRLAGTLNRIVEEERREPVEVLVQVNTSGEAAKAGLNPDVVLDAVAEICELPGLRVAGLMTMAPFTADEAEVRPAFRGAARLLKRCRAEIPDFEGRALSMGMSNDFEIAIEEGSTRVRLGTVLLGER, from the coding sequence GTGACGAAAGATCAGGTCGAGGCCCGGCTGGCCGAGGTGACGGAGCGCATCGAGGCTGCGGCGAGGCGGGCAGGACGGCGCGCGAGCGACGTCGAGATCCTCCCCGTGACGAAGGGACATCCCGCAGGGGGAATCGAGATCGTGAAGGCGCTCGGCGTGGGCCGGATCGGCGAAAACCGGGTGCCGGAAGCCGAAGCCAAGCGGTTGGAACTGGGGCCGACGCCCGGCGTCGCGTGGCACCTGATCGGTCGGCTGCAGCGCAACAAGGCGCGGCGCGCGGTCCGGCTGTTCGATGTCGTCGAGTCGGTGGACAGCGTGCGGCTCGCGGGCACGTTGAACCGGATCGTCGAAGAGGAACGGCGCGAACCGGTCGAGGTGCTCGTGCAGGTGAACACGTCGGGGGAGGCGGCGAAGGCCGGCCTGAACCCGGACGTGGTGCTGGACGCCGTGGCCGAGATCTGTGAACTGCCCGGTCTGCGGGTGGCCGGGCTGATGACGATGGCGCCGTTTACGGCGGACGAGGCGGAGGTCCGGCCCGCGTTTCGCGGCGCGGCGCGGCTGCTGAAACGCTGTCGCGCGGAGATTCCGGATTTTGAGGGCAGGGCGCTCTCGATGGGGATGAGCAACGATTTCGAGATCGCGATCGAGGAGGGGAGCACGCGGGTGCGACTCGGCACGGTGCTACTGGGGGAGAGATGA
- a CDS encoding biopolymer transporter ExbD gives MAIMKRKQKVSDEIPTSSMADIAFLLLVFFLTTTVFNEERGLPIVLPEQAEEQDVSGRNLIFFIVQPDGRVIVRRGESEQEQVVAHTQVANILRTELAGNENLIAAIQTHPNAPYRHMVNVLDEVKLAGAERISLQEMEN, from the coding sequence ATGGCGATCATGAAACGCAAGCAGAAGGTGTCGGACGAGATCCCGACCTCTTCGATGGCGGACATCGCGTTCCTCCTCCTGGTCTTCTTCCTCACGACGACGGTGTTCAACGAGGAACGGGGACTGCCGATCGTGCTCCCGGAGCAGGCCGAGGAGCAGGATGTGTCGGGGCGGAACCTGATCTTCTTCATCGTGCAGCCTGACGGCCGCGTCATCGTGCGCCGGGGCGAAAGCGAACAGGAACAGGTCGTGGCGCACACGCAGGTGGCGAACATTCTGCGCACCGAACTGGCGGGCAACGAGAATCTCATCGCCGCCATTCAGACCCACCCCAACGCGCCCTACCGTCACATGGTCAACGTGCTCGATGAGGTGAAGCTGGCGGGCGCCGAGCGAATCTCGCTACAGGAGATGGAGAACTAG
- a CDS encoding TraR/DksA family transcriptional regulator codes for MNAEQRKHIEKRLLAARSRATRELGQYDDSFTSSLQGADSDLAAYSFHMADQGTDAMEREKAFLFASKEGRLLYHIDEALRRLYRNPEQFGRCEDCDEEISFERLDALPHARLCIRCKEKEETGG; via the coding sequence ATGAACGCGGAACAACGGAAACACATCGAGAAGAGACTGCTGGCGGCCCGGTCGCGCGCGACGCGGGAGCTCGGTCAGTACGACGACTCGTTCACGAGTTCCCTTCAGGGGGCGGACAGCGACCTGGCCGCCTACAGCTTCCATATGGCGGACCAGGGGACGGACGCCATGGAGCGCGAGAAGGCGTTCCTGTTCGCGAGCAAGGAGGGTCGGCTGCTCTACCACATCGACGAGGCGCTGAGGCGGCTCTATCGGAACCCGGAGCAATTCGGAAGGTGCGAGGACTGCGACGAGGAGATCAGCTTCGAGCGGCTCGACGCCCTCCCGCACGCGCGGCTCTGCATCAGGTGCAAGGAGAAGGAGGAGACGGGTGGCTGA
- a CDS encoding DivIVA domain-containing protein, with the protein MIDLTPLDVRKKKDDFRRSVRGYDAQQVDAFLAVVADCLERHVREHVVLSDRIEQQKHQLESYRAREKALNEALLAAQELREEARLQSERDAAVRLREAEMRAGAVLADAERAVRLCHDKVEDLKATRGRFLAALRKLFERFDEYLDFEDERFGDGAGDLDRFIERLRRASGDGAPEVAAAEPIAAEPMAPESDTEAPLPSISRVDAGGSGAAST; encoded by the coding sequence ATGATCGATCTGACACCGCTTGACGTCCGCAAGAAGAAGGACGACTTCAGGCGTTCGGTGCGCGGGTACGACGCACAGCAGGTCGATGCGTTCCTCGCGGTCGTGGCGGATTGCCTCGAACGCCACGTGCGCGAGCACGTCGTGCTCAGCGATCGGATCGAGCAGCAGAAACACCAGTTGGAGAGCTACAGGGCTCGCGAGAAGGCCCTCAACGAAGCGCTCCTGGCCGCTCAGGAGCTGCGCGAGGAGGCCCGCCTGCAGTCCGAGCGCGACGCGGCCGTGCGGCTCCGCGAGGCCGAGATGCGCGCGGGCGCCGTGCTCGCCGACGCGGAGCGGGCCGTCCGCCTCTGCCACGACAAGGTCGAAGACCTGAAGGCGACCCGGGGCCGCTTCCTCGCCGCGCTGCGGAAACTGTTCGAGCGCTTCGACGAATACCTCGACTTCGAGGATGAACGGTTCGGGGACGGAGCCGGCGATCTCGACCGGTTCATCGAGCGGCTCCGGAGAGCGAGCGGAGACGGGGCACCCGAGGTTGCCGCCGCCGAGCCCATCGCGGCCGAGCCCATGGCTCCGGAGTCCGATACCGAGGCCCCGCTTCCATCGATTAGCCGGGTCGACGCCGGCGGTTCGGGCGCCGCGTCGACCTGA
- a CDS encoding RluA family pseudouridine synthase gives MSPPESDAAGAGGPRLIEIGESEDAAADRIDRLLAERLSLSRARVVQLISDGRVTVGGQVPRKRYRPRAGDRIEVELPPPVATRLEPEDIPVEIRYADDDLAVVEKPAGLVVHPAPGHPGGTLVNALLFHLGGLSSIGGDRRPGIVHRLDKDTSGLMLVARRDEAHRALSAALGRREVERGYVAAAWGHLDEERFTVDRPIGRDPRARKRMAVRETGRPAVTHFKRLERWNAAELLAVRLATGRTHQIRVHLGSLGHPVVGDPIYGPNRERGFGGAGGRWAGEFRRRAGRLFLHAAHLAFEHPGTGEALSFASPLPSPLLEASEWARASS, from the coding sequence GTGAGTCCACCCGAATCCGATGCGGCGGGTGCGGGCGGGCCGCGGCTCATCGAGATCGGCGAGAGCGAGGACGCGGCCGCCGACCGGATCGACCGCCTGCTGGCCGAACGTCTCTCGCTGAGCCGGGCCCGAGTCGTGCAACTCATCTCCGACGGCCGGGTGACCGTCGGTGGACAGGTCCCGAGGAAGCGATACCGGCCGCGGGCGGGAGATCGGATCGAGGTCGAACTGCCGCCCCCGGTTGCGACCCGGCTGGAGCCCGAGGACATCCCCGTCGAGATCCGATACGCGGACGACGACCTCGCGGTGGTCGAGAAGCCGGCAGGACTCGTCGTCCACCCCGCGCCCGGCCATCCGGGCGGCACGCTTGTGAACGCCCTCCTCTTTCACCTCGGCGGGCTGTCGAGCATCGGCGGGGACCGCCGGCCCGGGATCGTTCACCGGCTGGACAAGGACACGAGCGGGCTCATGCTCGTCGCGCGCCGGGACGAGGCGCATCGGGCGCTGTCCGCCGCACTCGGGCGCCGCGAGGTCGAGCGCGGGTACGTCGCCGCGGCCTGGGGACACCTCGACGAGGAGCGGTTCACGGTCGATCGCCCGATCGGGCGCGATCCGCGCGCCCGGAAGCGGATGGCCGTGCGCGAGACCGGACGGCCCGCGGTGACGCACTTCAAGCGCCTGGAGCGGTGGAACGCCGCGGAGTTGCTCGCCGTGCGGCTCGCTACGGGGAGGACGCACCAGATTCGGGTGCACCTCGGATCGCTCGGACACCCGGTCGTCGGCGACCCGATCTACGGACCGAACCGGGAACGCGGCTTCGGCGGCGCGGGCGGCCGCTGGGCCGGAGAGTTCCGGCGCCGGGCCGGGCGACTCTTCCTGCACGCCGCGCACCTCGCGTTCGAGCACCCCGGGACCGGCGAGGCGCTGTCCTTCGCCTCGCCGCTCCCCTCGCCGCTCCTGGAGGCCTCGGAATGGGCCCGGGCGAGTTCGTGA
- the lspA gene encoding signal peptidase II, whose product MAEASGRDHQVRLWLTLVPIVVILALDIVTKAWVMNTFELYERTPVIGDFFRFTYTHNRGAAFGLDIGEHSRIFFLILSLIALGVLGVIYRGTPSSDRLRILAISLVSAGALGNIWDRIRLEAGVVDFLDFGIGASRFPIFNIADSAVTVGAVLLLISFWLEGRREREVAAAAAEATPE is encoded by the coding sequence GTGGCTGAAGCTTCCGGACGCGATCACCAGGTCCGCCTCTGGCTGACGCTCGTTCCGATCGTCGTTATCCTCGCGCTGGACATCGTGACCAAGGCGTGGGTCATGAACACGTTCGAGCTGTACGAGCGAACACCCGTGATCGGCGACTTCTTCCGCTTCACCTACACGCACAACCGCGGCGCCGCTTTCGGGCTCGACATCGGCGAACATTCGCGGATCTTCTTTCTCATCCTCTCCCTGATCGCGCTCGGCGTGCTCGGCGTCATCTACCGCGGCACCCCGTCGTCGGATCGACTTCGCATCCTCGCCATCTCGCTCGTATCCGCCGGCGCGCTCGGCAACATCTGGGATCGCATCCGGCTGGAAGCCGGCGTCGTGGACTTCCTCGATTTCGGCATCGGTGCGAGCCGCTTCCCCATCTTCAACATCGCGGATTCCGCCGTGACGGTCGGCGCGGTGCTGCTGCTGATCTCGTTCTGGCTTGAGGGCCGGCGCGAGAGGGAGGTAGCGGCTGCGGCGGCGGAGGCGACCCCCGAGTGA
- the ileS gene encoding isoleucine--tRNA ligase has protein sequence MAYRPIPESARGLEAEVLESWEEEKTFERSLAARSAAPDFVFYEGPPTANAAPGVHHILARTIKDAVARYRTMSGHHVPRKAGWDTHGLPVELEVERSLGISGKPDIERYGIRKFNDNCRNNVFRYQDAWERLSRDIGYWLDYGDPYVTYSNEFIESGWWALSEIEKRGLLYRGYRVIPTCPRCGTGLSSHEVAQGYRDVTEPAVYMKFHLVDDPDGARILSWTTTPWTLPGNLGLAVGPDIPYARVRVLPEGADGGTTPARAHDGPGGASPGEVLILARDRVAEVLRHPYEIVGEVRGGELAGRRYRPLFPNAVDGAGSDTAWTVLEADFVTVDDGTGVVHTAVMYGEDDFRLGEAAGLPMQHTVGGDGRFLDTVPGGLAGMHVKDGETERALRDWAVAHDQLYLREMYEHSYPHCWRCDSALLYMARDSWYIRTTAVKSRLLEHNASIDWHPPETGSGRMGEWLQNNIDWALSRERYWGTPLPIWLCSDCDEHREVLGSFAELGRRVGGLPEDFDPHRPGIDGYEWCCPVDACGGTMRRVPEVADAWFDSGSMPYAQWHYPFENRDTFERYFPADYIAEGVDQTRGWFYSLLALSTILFDRAPFRAVVVNDQVLDAKGRKMSKSRGNAVDPRDALDTYGADVTRFYFLSGSNPWVPKRWDPSALRETDRKLFATLRHTYRFFALYANEEGWSHTASSAAPVSDRSDLDRWVLARLDRVVRLVGEALEAFDLTAGARAIQEFVLDDVSNWYVRRSRDRFWATQPGTAAASADAFATLHECLATTARLLAPYAPFMSDWLYRALTDEASVHLADFPEPEGHSEPELEQAMDDVRRLVALGRAAREKAGVRIRQPLRTLHAVLPEGRALADPMAALAMEELNVKMVVSLGDSEDLTRLYAKPRFGALGPKHGARTPAVAAGIADLDAVALRRLRDGEPLDVEIGGERVRVTPEDLVIHEETLTDLAVATGGGYLAALDTDIDDALRGEGYAREIVNRVQRLRRDAGLEVADRIRLGVAGPQDLEQAVSKHADYVAGETLAVEVQTGSVPRGGLSTAVVKIDDVEVRIGIGGVDERA, from the coding sequence ATGGCCTACCGGCCGATACCGGAGTCCGCACGCGGGCTCGAAGCCGAAGTCCTCGAAAGCTGGGAGGAAGAGAAGACCTTCGAGCGCAGCCTCGCGGCCCGGTCGGCTGCGCCGGATTTCGTGTTCTACGAGGGACCGCCGACCGCGAACGCCGCGCCCGGCGTCCATCACATCCTTGCCCGCACGATCAAGGATGCGGTGGCGCGATACCGCACCATGTCCGGCCATCACGTGCCGCGGAAAGCGGGCTGGGACACCCACGGACTGCCGGTGGAACTCGAGGTCGAGCGCTCGCTCGGCATCTCCGGCAAGCCGGACATCGAGCGTTACGGAATCCGGAAGTTCAACGACAACTGCCGGAACAACGTGTTCCGCTACCAGGACGCCTGGGAGCGGCTGTCCCGGGACATCGGCTACTGGCTGGACTACGGCGACCCGTACGTCACGTACTCGAACGAGTTCATCGAGTCGGGCTGGTGGGCGCTCTCGGAGATCGAGAAGCGGGGCCTGCTGTACAGGGGATACCGCGTCATCCCGACGTGTCCGCGCTGCGGCACCGGCCTCTCGAGCCACGAGGTGGCCCAGGGCTACCGCGACGTGACCGAGCCCGCGGTCTACATGAAGTTCCATCTCGTCGACGACCCGGACGGCGCGCGGATCCTGAGCTGGACCACGACCCCCTGGACGCTTCCGGGCAACCTCGGCCTCGCGGTGGGGCCCGACATCCCCTATGCCCGCGTACGCGTCCTGCCCGAGGGTGCGGACGGCGGCACGACCCCCGCACGGGCGCACGACGGGCCCGGCGGGGCTTCGCCGGGAGAGGTGCTCATCCTGGCCCGCGACCGCGTCGCCGAGGTGCTGCGGCACCCCTATGAGATCGTCGGGGAGGTGCGCGGCGGTGAACTCGCCGGGCGGCGCTACCGCCCGCTCTTCCCGAACGCGGTGGACGGCGCCGGCTCCGATACGGCATGGACGGTGCTGGAGGCGGATTTTGTCACGGTCGACGACGGGACGGGCGTCGTCCACACGGCGGTGATGTACGGGGAAGACGACTTCCGGCTGGGCGAGGCGGCGGGACTGCCGATGCAGCACACGGTCGGCGGGGACGGGCGCTTCCTCGACACCGTGCCGGGCGGACTTGCCGGGATGCACGTGAAAGATGGAGAGACCGAACGCGCGCTCCGCGACTGGGCCGTCGCGCACGACCAGCTGTATCTGCGCGAGATGTACGAGCACAGCTATCCCCACTGCTGGCGCTGCGACAGCGCGCTTCTCTACATGGCGCGCGATTCGTGGTACATCCGGACGACCGCCGTGAAGTCGCGCCTGCTCGAGCATAATGCGTCCATTGACTGGCATCCGCCCGAGACGGGATCCGGCCGCATGGGCGAGTGGCTGCAGAACAACATCGACTGGGCGCTCTCGCGCGAGCGGTACTGGGGAACCCCCCTTCCCATCTGGCTCTGCTCCGACTGCGACGAACACCGGGAGGTGCTCGGATCCTTCGCGGAACTGGGGCGCCGCGTCGGCGGCCTCCCCGAGGACTTCGATCCTCACCGGCCGGGGATCGACGGATACGAGTGGTGCTGTCCCGTCGACGCATGCGGCGGCACGATGCGGCGCGTCCCGGAAGTCGCCGATGCGTGGTTCGACTCCGGCTCCATGCCCTACGCCCAGTGGCACTATCCGTTCGAGAACCGGGACACCTTCGAGCGCTACTTCCCGGCCGACTACATCGCCGAGGGCGTCGACCAGACGCGCGGCTGGTTCTACTCGCTCCTCGCGCTGTCCACCATTCTCTTCGACCGCGCACCGTTCCGGGCCGTCGTCGTCAACGACCAGGTGCTCGATGCAAAGGGACGGAAGATGTCGAAGTCGCGGGGCAACGCGGTGGATCCGCGCGACGCGCTCGACACGTACGGGGCCGATGTCACGCGTTTCTACTTCCTCTCGGGGTCCAACCCCTGGGTGCCGAAGCGGTGGGATCCGTCGGCGCTCCGCGAGACCGACCGCAAGCTGTTCGCCACACTCCGTCACACGTACCGCTTCTTCGCCCTCTACGCGAACGAGGAGGGGTGGTCCCACACCGCGTCCTCCGCGGCTCCCGTCTCCGACCGAAGCGACCTCGACCGCTGGGTGCTCGCCCGCCTGGACCGGGTCGTGCGGCTCGTGGGGGAAGCGCTGGAGGCGTTCGATCTCACGGCCGGGGCGCGCGCCATCCAGGAGTTCGTGCTCGACGACGTGTCGAACTGGTACGTGCGCCGGAGCCGCGACCGCTTCTGGGCGACGCAACCGGGGACCGCGGCCGCGAGCGCCGACGCCTTCGCGACGCTCCACGAATGTCTCGCCACGACCGCGCGGCTGCTCGCCCCGTACGCCCCGTTCATGTCCGATTGGCTGTACCGGGCGCTCACAGACGAAGCGTCCGTCCACCTGGCGGATTTCCCGGAGCCGGAAGGGCATTCGGAGCCGGAGCTCGAGCAGGCGATGGACGACGTCCGGCGCCTGGTGGCGCTGGGCCGCGCCGCCCGGGAAAAGGCGGGGGTGCGGATTCGGCAGCCGCTGCGCACGCTTCACGCGGTTCTGCCGGAGGGACGGGCGCTCGCGGACCCGATGGCTGCGCTTGCGATGGAAGAACTCAACGTGAAAATGGTTGTGTCGCTGGGGGACAGCGAAGATCTTACCCGGCTATACGCGAAGCCGCGGTTCGGTGCGCTGGGTCCGAAACACGGGGCGCGCACGCCGGCCGTCGCGGCCGGGATCGCGGATCTGGATGCGGTGGCCCTGAGGAGGCTCAGGGACGGGGAGCCGCTCGACGTCGAGATCGGAGGCGAACGGGTTCGGGTGACGCCCGAAGACCTCGTGATTCACGAGGAGACGCTCACCGATCTCGCCGTGGCGACGGGAGGCGGTTACCTCGCGGCCTTGGATACCGACATCGATGATGCGCTGCGCGGCGAAGGTTACGCGCGGGAGATCGTGAACCGCGTCCAGCGGTTGCGGCGCGATGCGGGGCTCGAGGTCGCCGACCGCATCCGCCTCGGCGTGGCGGGTCCGCAGGATCTGGAACAGGCGGTGTCGAAGCACGCGGACTACGTCGCCGGCGAGACGCTGGCCGTAGAAGTACAGACGGGGTCGGTCCCCCGGGGAGGCCTGAGTACGGCCGTGGTGAAGATCGACGACGTCGAGGTCCGCATCGGAATCGGCGGAGTCGACGAACGCGCTTGA
- the folP gene encoding dihydropteroate synthase, translating to MGLSAVGPARTWRTGDREISLESPVIAGILNVTPDSFSDGGRYTEPRKAIARGRQIAEEGAAILDIGAESTRPGADPVPADEEWARLEPVLRGLRDLPIPISVDTHKLEVAERAVDAGAAAINDVTALRADPALAGLAARTGVGLVLMHMRGTPRTMQLDTDYGDVAAEVRGALAEARRAALDAGCDPGQVAVDPGIGFGKSLDGNLELLARLDEIASLGAPVWVGPSRKSFLGALLDVGPDECVTASVAACLAAARRGAHVLRVHDVCEMRQALDVEGAIEVRRPGVVRGARPSARPRAAGGRR from the coding sequence ATGGGGCTCTCGGCGGTCGGGCCGGCGCGCACCTGGCGGACGGGCGATCGCGAGATCTCCCTGGAATCACCCGTGATCGCGGGGATACTGAACGTCACGCCCGATTCGTTTTCGGATGGCGGCCGGTACACCGAGCCGCGGAAGGCGATCGCGCGAGGTCGGCAGATCGCGGAGGAGGGGGCGGCGATCCTCGACATCGGGGCCGAGTCCACCCGCCCCGGCGCCGACCCGGTGCCGGCGGACGAGGAGTGGGCCCGGCTCGAACCGGTGCTCCGCGGACTGCGTGACCTTCCGATCCCCATCTCCGTGGATACACACAAGCTCGAGGTGGCGGAGCGGGCGGTGGACGCGGGCGCCGCGGCGATCAACGACGTGACGGCCCTGCGCGCCGATCCGGCGCTGGCGGGGCTCGCGGCCCGGACGGGCGTGGGGCTCGTGCTCATGCACATGCGCGGCACACCCCGCACCATGCAGCTCGACACCGACTACGGCGATGTCGCGGCGGAGGTCCGCGGCGCCCTCGCCGAGGCGCGGCGGGCGGCGCTCGACGCGGGCTGCGACCCAGGTCAGGTCGCGGTCGACCCGGGGATCGGCTTCGGAAAGTCGCTGGACGGCAATCTCGAGCTGCTGGCCCGGCTCGACGAGATCGCGTCGCTCGGAGCGCCGGTGTGGGTCGGCCCGTCGCGCAAGTCCTTTCTCGGGGCGCTGCTCGATGTGGGGCCGGACGAGTGCGTCACAGCCTCCGTCGCGGCGTGTCTCGCCGCGGCGCGGCGCGGCGCCCATGTGCTCCGCGTGCACGATGTTTGCGAGATGCGTCAGGCGCTCGACGTCGAGGGTGCGATCGAGGTCCGCCGACCCGGGGTCGTCCGCGGCGCCCGTCCGTCAGCTCGCCCGCGCGCGGCTGGAGGCCGCAGGTGA